From Daucus carota subsp. sativus chromosome 6, DH1 v3.0, whole genome shotgun sequence, the proteins below share one genomic window:
- the LOC108225726 gene encoding polyadenylate-binding protein 2 isoform X2 produces the protein MFSNRDSSTRISSGNIFIKNLDKSVDHKGLHDTFSPYGNILSCKIATDFSGQSKGYGFVQYDSEESAQKAIEQLNGMLINDKPLFVGPFLSKQERELAADGSKFTNVYVKNLSAAMTEEDLYNIFGEFGKITSSVVMKDTDGKSKCFGFVNFENADDASRSVQALNGKIIDQKEWYVGKAQRKSEREQELKLRYEQSVNASTDNAYGLNLYVQNLDDSFDDTKLKEVFAPFGTVTSSKVIHDAIGLSKGLGFVSFSAAEEALRAISEMNGKIVGSKPLYVALAQSKEDRRARLQEQHSNMHPVAVTSLGPRMPMYPPGGPGLPQRFYGQGRPAFIPPQPGFGYQPQLIPGMRPGGRPMPNFLVPMPQQGQQGLSPGVSRHAGMHALQAGLPMQPQTFPRGAYHPPHGRGMPVPMRGMVPPPFNVGGMQDDDEDDYPKGCLPISFEAFAYLLEKSTPEDQKLMLGENLYPMVEKLEPNLAAKVTGMLLEMPRSEILPFFKSKKALKAKVAEALQVLKIAKQKAGTPVGQPAASSPKDGVVS, from the exons ATGTTTTCTAACCGGGACTCTAGCACGCGCATAAGTTCCGGAAACATTTTCATAAAG AATTTGGACAAGTCGGTTGACCACAAAGGACTACATGACACATTTTCTCCATATGGCAACATTCTCTCTTGCAAAATTGCTACAGATTTCTCTGGTCAGTCGAAGGGATATGGCTTTGTGCAATATGACAGTGAGGAAAGTGCACAAAAAGCTATTGAGCAGCTAAACGGTATGCTGATAAATGATAAACCACTTTTCGTGGGACCTTTCCTTAGCAAGCAGGAAAGAGAGTTGGCTGCAGATGGGTCAAAGTTTACCAATGTCTATGTGAAAAATCTATCTGCAGCTATGACGGAGGAAGATTTATACAACATATTTGGCGAATTTGGAAAAATAACGAGTAGTGTTGTTATGAAGGACACTGATGGGAAGTCTAAGTGCTTTGGGTTTGTTAACTTCGAGAATGCTGATGATGCTTCTAGATCTGTACAAGCTCTTAATGGAAAAATAATTGATCAAAAGGAGTGGTATGTTGGAAAAGCACAGAGAAAGTCTGAGAGGGAACAAGAACTTAAACTTAGATATGAGCAAAGTGTGAATGCATCTACTGACAACGCGTATGGGCTGAACCTGTATGTTCAGAATTTGGATGATAGTTTTGATGACACTAAGCTTAAGGAAGTGTTTGCTCCCTTTGGTACTGTAACTTCATCCAAG GTAATCCATGATGCTATTGGGCTGAGTAAAGGACTAGGCTTTGTTTCATTTTCAGCTGCGGAGGAGGCTTTAAGAGCA ATCTCAGAGATGAATGGCAAGATTGTCGGCAGCAAACCTCTTTATGTTGCACTTGCACAAAGTAAAGAAGACAGAAGAGCAAGGCTTCAG GAACAACACTCCAATATGCATCCAGTTGCAGTGACTTCTTTAGGTCCTCGTATGCCTATGTATCCCCCTGGTGGTCCAGGTCTACCACAAAGATTCTATGGACAAGGCCGTCCTGCCTTCATTCCCCCTCAG CCTGGTTTTGGTTATCAGCCGCAACTTATTCCAGGCATGAGGCCTGGCGGACGTCCCATGCCCAATTTTTTGGTGCCCATGCCTCAGCAGGGGCAGCAAGGTTTGAGTCCTGGTGTTAGCAGACATGCTGGAATGCATGCTCTCCAGGCAGGTCTCCCAATGCAGCCGCAG acTTTTCCAAGAGGTGCATACCACCCCCCACATGGTCGTGGCATGCCAGTTCCAATGCGTGGAATGGTGCCTCCTCCATTCAATGTCGGTGGGATgcaagatgatgatgaggatgattaTCCTAAAGGTTGTCTGCCAATCTCGTTTGAGGCCTTCGCTTATTTACTAGAAAAATCCACTCCAGAAGACCAGAAATTG ATGTTGGGAGAAAACCTCTACCCGATGGTTGAAAAGCTGGAACCAAATTTGGCCGCGAAGGTAACTGGTATGCTTTTGGAGATGCCCAGAAGTGAAATTCTGcctttttttaaatcaaaaaaagcGCTTAAAGCAAAGGTCGCCGAAGCTTTGCAGGTTCTCAAAATTGCTAAACAGAAGGCTGGTACCCCTGTTGGGCAACCAGCTGCATCGTCGCCTAAAGATGGCGTTGTATCCTAG
- the LOC108225726 gene encoding polyadenylate-binding protein 2 isoform X1, protein MAEVKDEVQVNSAGGSRARVGPISLYVADLEHNVSDKQLYEVFNQAGQVNSVRVCRDSNTRRSLGYGYVNFSNPQDAAKAKETLNYTSLNGKTIRIMFSNRDSSTRISSGNIFIKNLDKSVDHKGLHDTFSPYGNILSCKIATDFSGQSKGYGFVQYDSEESAQKAIEQLNGMLINDKPLFVGPFLSKQERELAADGSKFTNVYVKNLSAAMTEEDLYNIFGEFGKITSSVVMKDTDGKSKCFGFVNFENADDASRSVQALNGKIIDQKEWYVGKAQRKSEREQELKLRYEQSVNASTDNAYGLNLYVQNLDDSFDDTKLKEVFAPFGTVTSSKVIHDAIGLSKGLGFVSFSAAEEALRAISEMNGKIVGSKPLYVALAQSKEDRRARLQEQHSNMHPVAVTSLGPRMPMYPPGGPGLPQRFYGQGRPAFIPPQPGFGYQPQLIPGMRPGGRPMPNFLVPMPQQGQQGLSPGVSRHAGMHALQAGLPMQPQTFPRGAYHPPHGRGMPVPMRGMVPPPFNVGGMQDDDEDDYPKGCLPISFEAFAYLLEKSTPEDQKLMLGENLYPMVEKLEPNLAAKVTGMLLEMPRSEILPFFKSKKALKAKVAEALQVLKIAKQKAGTPVGQPAASSPKDGVVS, encoded by the exons ATGGCAGAGGTGAAAGATGAAGTTCAAGTGAATTCTGCTGGTGGTAGTAGGGCCCGGGTGGGTCCCATATCTCTGTATGTTGCTGATTTGGAGCACAATGTGAGTGATAAACAGCTTTATGAAGTGTTTAATCAGGCTGGTCAAGTGAATTCTGTTCGAGTTTGTAGGGATTCCAACACAAGAAGATCACTTGGTTATGGTTATGTCAATTTCTCCAATCCTCAAGATG CTGCAAAAGCAAAGGAGACGCTGAACTACACTTCTCTAAACGGGAAAACCATTAGAATAATGTTTTCTAACCGGGACTCTAGCACGCGCATAAGTTCCGGAAACATTTTCATAAAG AATTTGGACAAGTCGGTTGACCACAAAGGACTACATGACACATTTTCTCCATATGGCAACATTCTCTCTTGCAAAATTGCTACAGATTTCTCTGGTCAGTCGAAGGGATATGGCTTTGTGCAATATGACAGTGAGGAAAGTGCACAAAAAGCTATTGAGCAGCTAAACGGTATGCTGATAAATGATAAACCACTTTTCGTGGGACCTTTCCTTAGCAAGCAGGAAAGAGAGTTGGCTGCAGATGGGTCAAAGTTTACCAATGTCTATGTGAAAAATCTATCTGCAGCTATGACGGAGGAAGATTTATACAACATATTTGGCGAATTTGGAAAAATAACGAGTAGTGTTGTTATGAAGGACACTGATGGGAAGTCTAAGTGCTTTGGGTTTGTTAACTTCGAGAATGCTGATGATGCTTCTAGATCTGTACAAGCTCTTAATGGAAAAATAATTGATCAAAAGGAGTGGTATGTTGGAAAAGCACAGAGAAAGTCTGAGAGGGAACAAGAACTTAAACTTAGATATGAGCAAAGTGTGAATGCATCTACTGACAACGCGTATGGGCTGAACCTGTATGTTCAGAATTTGGATGATAGTTTTGATGACACTAAGCTTAAGGAAGTGTTTGCTCCCTTTGGTACTGTAACTTCATCCAAG GTAATCCATGATGCTATTGGGCTGAGTAAAGGACTAGGCTTTGTTTCATTTTCAGCTGCGGAGGAGGCTTTAAGAGCA ATCTCAGAGATGAATGGCAAGATTGTCGGCAGCAAACCTCTTTATGTTGCACTTGCACAAAGTAAAGAAGACAGAAGAGCAAGGCTTCAG GAACAACACTCCAATATGCATCCAGTTGCAGTGACTTCTTTAGGTCCTCGTATGCCTATGTATCCCCCTGGTGGTCCAGGTCTACCACAAAGATTCTATGGACAAGGCCGTCCTGCCTTCATTCCCCCTCAG CCTGGTTTTGGTTATCAGCCGCAACTTATTCCAGGCATGAGGCCTGGCGGACGTCCCATGCCCAATTTTTTGGTGCCCATGCCTCAGCAGGGGCAGCAAGGTTTGAGTCCTGGTGTTAGCAGACATGCTGGAATGCATGCTCTCCAGGCAGGTCTCCCAATGCAGCCGCAG acTTTTCCAAGAGGTGCATACCACCCCCCACATGGTCGTGGCATGCCAGTTCCAATGCGTGGAATGGTGCCTCCTCCATTCAATGTCGGTGGGATgcaagatgatgatgaggatgattaTCCTAAAGGTTGTCTGCCAATCTCGTTTGAGGCCTTCGCTTATTTACTAGAAAAATCCACTCCAGAAGACCAGAAATTG ATGTTGGGAGAAAACCTCTACCCGATGGTTGAAAAGCTGGAACCAAATTTGGCCGCGAAGGTAACTGGTATGCTTTTGGAGATGCCCAGAAGTGAAATTCTGcctttttttaaatcaaaaaaagcGCTTAAAGCAAAGGTCGCCGAAGCTTTGCAGGTTCTCAAAATTGCTAAACAGAAGGCTGGTACCCCTGTTGGGCAACCAGCTGCATCGTCGCCTAAAGATGGCGTTGTATCCTAG
- the LOC108225781 gene encoding CBS domain-containing protein CBSX1, chloroplastic produces MDSLIFSFSPATISAVDRYPQIPSCIFRPSIGRLSRRRLLFSDSRRCYVALPSLVSASTNSLPPKDGNYTVGDFMTKKADLHVVKPSTSVEDALETLVEKRITGFPVVDDDWKLVGVVSDYDLLALDSISGAGHADTNLFPDVDSTWKSFNKIQQLLSKTNGKVVGDLMTTVPLAVREATNLEDAVRLLLETKYRRLPVVDGDGKLVGIITRGNIVRAAIQIKFAGEAKSGLLGSKTETQSS; encoded by the exons ATGGACTCTttgattttctctttttctccgGCCACCATCTCCGCCGTTGATAGATATCCCCAGATACCCTCATGCATATTCCGGCCAAGTATCGGTCGTCTCTCTCGCCGGAGATTGTTGTTCTCTGATTCTCGACGGTGTTATGTGGCTCTTCCTTCGCTTGTGTCTGCCTCTACTAATTCTCTCCCG CCAAAAGATGGAAACTATACCGTGGGTGATTTTATGACCAAGAAAGCGGATTTACATGTTGTCAAGCCCTCAACCAGTGTTGAGGATG CACTTGAGACTCTTGTGGAGAAAAGAATTACCGGGTTTCCTGTGGTTGACGATGACTGGAAATTG GTTGGGGTCGTATCAGATTATGACTTGTTAGCACTTGATTCTATATCAG GTGCAGGTCATGCTGACACAAATCTGTTTCCTGATGTAGATAGTACTTGGAAA TCATTCAATAAGATTCAACAACTATTAAGTAAGACTAATGGAAAAGTTGTTGGTGATTTGATGACGACTGTTCCCCTCGCCGTTCGAGAAGCCACAAACCTGGAGGATGCTGTCAG GTTATTGCTTGAAACTAAGTACCGTCGATTGCCAGTTGTAGATGGTGATGGCAAGCTG GTTGGAATAATTACAAGGGGTAATATAGTTAGAGCAGCAATTCAGATAAAATTTGCTGGTGAGGCAAAGTCTGGCCTTCTGGGTTCCAAGACTGAGACGCAATCTTCTTAA
- the LOC108225740 gene encoding scopoletin glucosyltransferase: MGALEIFFFPVMAHGHMIPVLDMAKLFAFRGVHSTIITTPLNAHAFAKGVEKTNDLGFHMSLEILEFPKVEGLPEDCENADQIADSALLPAFFAATRMLRDQLEQLLQERRPNCLVCDMFFPWAVDLAAGLNIPTLVFHGSGFFASCAGEQMRLQRPYKGLKNDSDEFVLPNLPHKVKFCLSQIPLHERTEENSVFAKTLIEAKESELRSLGVVVNSFYELEPDYADHYRNVLKRKAWHIGPVSLCNRSFEEKAQRGKRAAISEDECLKWLDSKSVNSVVYVCFGSISKFPSKQLHEIAVGLEASEQQFIWVVRRTGDEEIEDWMPEGFEERTKGRGLMIRGWAPQVMILDHEAVGGFVTHCGWNSTLEGIAAGVPMVTWPSFAEQFYNEKLITDVLRIGVAVGAKEWVVGTGGGNVKRDAVEKAVRSIIVGEEAEERRNKCKGLKEMARKAIEEGGSSHSDLSALIQELSSYSS; encoded by the coding sequence ATGGGGGCGCTTGAGATCTTCTTCTTTCCTGTCATGGCTCATGGCCACATGATTCCAGTCCTCGACATGGCTAAGCTATTCGCCTTCCGCGGCGTGCACTCCACGATCATCACCACGCCTCTTAATGCTCATGCTTTTGCAAAAGGAGTGGAGAAGACTAATGATTTGGGGTTTCACATGAGTCTCGAGATTCTCGAGTTTCCGAAAGTGGAGGGTTTGCCTGAAGACTGCGAAAATGCTGATCAGATCGCTGATTCTGCTTTGCTCCCGGCCTTTTTTGCTGCGACAAGAATGCTCAGAGATCAGCTGGAGCAGCTTCTTCAGGAGCGCAGGCCTAATTGTCTTGTTTGCGATATGTTCTTCCCGTGGGCGGTTGATTTGGCCGCCGGGCTTAATATCCCGACGCTGGTGTTTCATGGGTCCGGGTTCTTTGCTTCGTGTGCTGGAGAACAGATGAGGCTGCAAAGGCCTTACAAGGGTCTAAAGAATGACTCGGATGAGTTTGTTCTGCCGAATCTCCCTCATAAGGTGAAGTTTTGTTTAAGTCAGATCCCGCTTCATGAGCGGACAGAGGAGAATTCAGTGTTTGCGAAGACGCTGATTGAGGCCAAGGAGTCTGAGTTGAGGAGTCTGGGAGTGGTTGTGAACAGCTTTTATGAGCTGGAGCCTGATTATGCTGATCATTACAGGAATGTTTTGAAGAGGAAAGCGTGGCATATTGGTCCGGTTTCGTTGTGTAACAGGAGTTTCGAAGAGAAGGCGCAGAGAGGGAAGCGAGCGGCTATTAGTGAAGATGAATGCTTGAAGTGGCTGGATTCGAAGAGTGTCAATTCGGTTGTGTATGTTTGTTTTGGGAGTATTAGTAAATTTCCGAGTAAGCAGTTACATGAGATTGCTGTGGGACTTGAGGCTTCGGAGCAACAATTCATATGGGTTGTGAGGAGGACAGGtgatgaagaaattgaggacTGGATGCCAGAAGGATTCGAGGAGAGGACGAAAGGAAGAGGGCTCATGATCAGAGGATGGGCGCCGCAAGTGATGATCCTTGATCACGAGGCTGTTGGGGGCTTTGTGACACATTGTGGCTGGAACTCGACTCTTGAAGGGATAGCTGCTGGGGTACCGATGGTCACATGGCCTTCGTTCGCGGAGCAATTCTATAATGAGAAGCTGATCACGGATGTTCTTCGGATTGGTGTTGCTGTTGGGGCCAAGGAATGGGTTGTTGGGACAGGGGGAGGCAATGTGAAAAGAGACGCGGTGGAGAAGGCTGTGAGGAGTATAATTGTTGGTGAAGAGGCTGAGGAGAGGAGAAACAAATGCAAGGGGCTTAAAGAGATGGCCAGAAAGGCTATTGAAGAAGGCGGATCTTCTCACTCGGATTTGAGTGCTTTGATCCAAGAACTCAGTTCATATTCTTCTTGA